In Uranotaenia lowii strain MFRU-FL chromosome 2, ASM2978415v1, whole genome shotgun sequence, one genomic interval encodes:
- the LOC129749754 gene encoding uncharacterized protein LOC129749754 — protein sequence MEKRKNKRNRKKGTTIVKKWSEYTAMAQAENNYNNYDPKQTTTACPSASSYQDATTQESPKNSRSTSRTHWLQPLSNLDDSCMEGRSIETVVPGPYQSDGGAASEDRKLATQLRRCPALIVATNRS from the exons atggaaaaaagaaaaaataagcgAAACCGAAAAAAAGGAACAACAATAGTGAAAAAATGGTCGGAGTACACCGCCATGGCCCAGGCGGAAAATAATTATAACAATTATGATCCGAAACAAACAACAACGGCATGTCCATCGGCCAGCAGCTATCAAG atgCTACGACCCAAGAATCACCTAAAAACTCTCGTAGTACGTCCCGGACCCATTGGCTGCAGCCCCTTTCAAATTTGGACGACAGTTGCATGGAAGGTAGGTCAATTGAAACCGTCGTACCTGGTCCGTATCAAAGTGATGGTGGTGCCGCATCTGAGGACCGCAAGCTGGCTACCCAACTGCGCAGATGTCCTGCTCTGATAGTGGCAACAAATCGGAGCTGA